Proteins from a genomic interval of Elusimicrobiota bacterium:
- a CDS encoding response regulator, translated as MESIRKIAVIDDQEEILSLCRRILVKEGYEVFTSKDPQEVLSIISKEKFDVVLTDMIMPGINGLELIKEIKKREPLTAVVLMTGQGDVETAVKAMRYGAFDYILKPFDKNKLTTLMKLCLLHQQTDTSLLDSILELNRKILFTNKPEPEHDILNYILSKAVKLCNADNGVIMLYDTEKDRLYPGAISESKYAYKLSEILSCYNKKKEIGNSSAAVLLNIENIHNPILNSVIPEFQDLPIIRFPLLFDEVLLGILCVFREFDKAEFTLNELNILNAFSMNAAIAIMECRHSSDLRTLNKLKVDLIANVSHELRIPLTALGGALELLITEYSKYQDDKDETLIKILGILQNNHTRLSSLVNNLLCYSRLIHNTYKVDLQEFCIKELIDESVQLMLPIIEKKQQKLLVKLNDPIINIKMIGDKSSLLQVLTNLIDNAVKYSEKNKSIGINVDIVEGNVLITVWDQGIGIAQAEHSKIFEYFYRVDDSLTSMQSGVGIGLSLTKDIVRAHHGEIRVISSLNNGTQIIVILPLRQGVKKTGG; from the coding sequence ATGGAAAGCATACGTAAAATTGCCGTAATTGATGATCAGGAAGAAATCTTATCACTCTGCCGCAGGATTTTGGTTAAAGAAGGATACGAAGTTTTTACAAGTAAAGATCCGCAAGAGGTCTTGTCGATAATTAGTAAAGAAAAGTTTGATGTAGTATTGACTGACATGATAATGCCGGGGATTAACGGGCTGGAATTAATTAAGGAAATAAAAAAAAGGGAGCCTTTAACAGCAGTCGTATTAATGACTGGCCAGGGCGATGTTGAGACTGCTGTAAAAGCAATGAGGTATGGCGCGTTTGACTATATACTCAAACCATTTGACAAAAATAAGTTAACCACTCTAATGAAGCTATGTTTATTGCACCAGCAAACGGATACCTCGCTATTAGATAGTATTCTGGAGTTAAACCGGAAAATATTATTTACAAATAAACCTGAACCAGAGCATGATATTTTGAATTATATATTATCAAAAGCGGTTAAACTTTGTAATGCAGATAATGGCGTGATAATGCTGTATGACACTGAGAAAGACAGGCTGTACCCCGGTGCTATCTCAGAATCAAAATATGCGTATAAGCTTTCAGAAATATTATCCTGTTATAATAAGAAGAAAGAAATAGGAAATAGCAGCGCAGCTGTTTTGTTAAATATTGAAAACATTCATAACCCGATCTTGAATTCAGTTATTCCTGAATTCCAAGATTTACCGATAATAAGGTTCCCCCTGCTGTTTGATGAGGTACTCCTTGGAATACTCTGCGTATTTCGTGAATTCGATAAAGCAGAGTTTACGCTGAATGAACTGAATATCTTAAATGCGTTTTCTATGAATGCCGCTATAGCGATCATGGAATGCCGTCATAGCAGCGATCTCCGGACACTGAATAAGCTCAAAGTTGACCTGATAGCAAATGTATCCCATGAACTGCGTATACCTCTTACTGCATTAGGAGGAGCGTTGGAACTATTAATAACTGAGTATAGTAAATACCAGGATGATAAAGATGAAACATTGATAAAAATACTTGGAATACTGCAAAACAATCATACGAGATTGAGTTCATTAGTAAACAACCTCCTTTGTTATTCGCGTTTAATACATAATACCTACAAGGTGGATTTACAGGAATTTTGTATAAAAGAACTCATAGATGAAAGCGTACAACTTATGCTTCCAATAATTGAAAAAAAACAGCAGAAATTATTGGTTAAACTCAATGATCCAATTATTAATATCAAAATGATAGGCGATAAATCCTCGCTTTTACAGGTACTGACTAACCTGATAGATAATGCGGTGAAGTATAGCGAAAAAAATAAAAGTATTGGTATCAATGTTGATATTGTTGAGGGCAACGTATTAATTACTGTCTGGGATCAGGGTATAGGGATCGCACAAGCAGAACATTCTAAAATATTCGAATATTTTTATAGGGTAGATGATTCTTTAACTTCAATGCAGAGCGGTGTTGGAATAGGGTTATCGCTTACAAAAGATATTGTGCGGGCACATCACGGAGAGATACGGGTTATCTCGTCACTAAATAATGGAACTCAAATTATCGTGATACTACCATTGAGGCAAGGGGTTAAGAAAACAGGGGGGTGA